The Malus domestica chromosome 17, GDT2T_hap1 genome contains the following window.
GGGAATGTCTAGAGTCTTAACATTTAGGATAGTGCAttaattccaacactcccccttaatGCACTTTGTTCACAACTCCAATGAACTCTGAGGTAGCAAAACTTTTCTTTCAGAAGTGCCTTGGTGAGTAAGTCCGTTAGCTGCTCATCCGTTCGACAATATTCAAGCtgaatttctttcttcttaaaaGCTTCTCTAACAAAATGGTATTTGATTGCAATGTGCTTGGTACGATCATGTTAACTGGATTTTTGCCAATTGCAATGGTTGACTTGTTGTCACAGTACACTACAATGCCTCATTCTTGATTTTTTCAGATATCTTTAAGAATTCTTCGAAGCCATATGACTTGAGATGCTACTTTTGTTACTGCCACATACTCTGCTTCAGTAGATGATTGTGCCACCACATTTTGTTTCTTCGTACGCCAAGAACATATCCCTGagccaagagagaaaaggtagGCCGACgtacttttcatatcatcaaGACATCCAGCCCAATCACTATCGGTGTACCCGATAAGCCTTAAACTTCGAGTTTCAGCCATAATTCCATAGTCAAGCGTGCCCTGCACATACCTTAACACCCTTTTTCCAGCACCAAAGTGAAGCTGACTTGGTTCCTCCATGTATCTTGAAAGCATACTTGAAGCAAACATGATATCCGGCCTAGTGACAGTGAGATATAAAAGGCTACCGATCAAACTTTGATACTTTGTGGCATCAACTTTCTTTGCACCATCatatttcttcatcttttcattAGGCATCAAAGGAGTAGCCACTGTTTTGCAGTTAGACAAATTGAACTTCTTGAGCAGACTttttgcatatttcttttgagaAATAAATATCCCATTTTTGGTTTGAGAAACTTCAATTCCCAAGAAATAATGAAGCAAACCCAGATCACTCATCTCATAGGTGCTCATCATATCTTTCTTGAACTACTGTAACAAACTTTGATCATTTCCAGTGAAGACtaagtcatccacatataaggaAACAATGAGAATGGAAGCTCCTCTCTTCAAAACATAGAGTGTAGGCTCACTTAGGCTCTTTTTGAAACCACGCTTGGCAAAATACTTATCAATTTCAGCATACTACATTCTTGGTGTTTACTTTAACCCGTAAAGGGTCTTTTTTAGCTTGTAAACTTTGTCTTCTCCCCCTTCAAGCACGAAACCTGGGGGTTGTTTAACGTAAACTTCTTCTTCCAACACTCCATTAAAAAAATACAGACTTTACATCAAGTTGATAAATCAGCCAATTCTTTTGAGCAGTAAGAGCAATTAAAGTTCTAATAGTTTCCAACCGTGCAACTAGAGCAAAGGTCTCAGAAAAATCAATACATGGCTTTTGCTTAAAGCCTCTTGCCACGAGCATATCTTTGTGCTTTTGAATGCTTCCATCTTGATTGAATTTTGTCTTGAAAATCCACTTCACATCCATGACATCTCTATCTTGTGGATAATCAACCAGCTCCCATGTTTGATTTTTCTCGATCATTCTCATCTCATTTTTCATGGCTTTCACccatatttcatgattttgtGCCTCTTCAAAGCTTTCCAGCTCTAAACCAACGAAATTGCAAGTCTTGTACACTTCTCGTAAACTTTGAGTTCCTAATGGATGACTTTCTGATGAAGAGTAGTTCGGAGAAACGAGTTCTGCATTTGAACTGCTTCCAGCATCATTTGAATTTCTTCTACTGGCAACTACTGGAGTTTGAGGAATGACTTCTTCTTGCTGCTGCTCTTTTGGaatttcaccttcttcttgcatAATTGCTTATGGCATCTCCTGCACTTTATTATCATTCCAATCCCAGCTagctttttcattaaaaatcacaTCTCTACTCACAATCAATTTCTTAGTTTCAACATTATAAAGCCTATATAACCTTTGGTGCTGGAACAATAGCCAAGTAAGACAcatttttggcttttttcaTCAAGCTTAGTTCTCTAATAGTTTCCAACCGTGCAACTGGAGCAAAGGTCTCAGAAAAATCAATACATGGCTTTTGCTTAAAGCCTCTTGCCACGAGCATAGCTTTGCGCTTTTGAATGCTCCCATCTTGATTGAATTTCGTCTTGAAAATCCACTTCACATCCATGACATCTCTATCTTGTGGATAATCAACCAGCTCCCATGTTTGATTTTTCTCGATCATTCTCATCTTCTTTTTCATGGCTTTCACccatatttcatgattttgtGCCTCTTCAAAGCTTTCCAGCTCTAAACCAACGAAATTGCAAGTCTTGTACACTTCTCGTAGACTTTGAGTTCTTAATGGATGACTTTCTGATGAAGAGTAGTTCGAAGAAACAGGTTCTGCATTTGAACTGCTTCCAGCATCATTTGAATTTCTTCTACCGGCAACTACTGGAGTCTGAGGAATGACTTCTTCTTGCTGCTGCTCTCTTGGaatttcaccttcttcttgcacAATTGCTTATGGCATCTCCTGCACTTTATTATCATTCCAATCCCAACTagctttttcattaaaaatcacaTCTCTACTCACAATCAATTTCTTAGTTTCAACATTATAAAGCCTATATAACCTTTGGTGCTGGAACAATAGCCAAGTAAGATAcatttttggcttttttcaTCAAGCTTAGTTCTCTTTTCAGTGGGAATATGAGCATAACAAATGCaaccaaaaattttgaaatgactCACCGAAGGTTTGAACCCGCTCCAAGCTTCAAATGGAGTTTTGTTCTTTACGGCTTTGGTTGGACATCTATTAAGAATGTATACTGCTGTATACACAACTTCTGCCCAAAAACGTTTTGGTAGCCCTTTCTCATTTATCATGGATCTAGCCATCTCCACAATCGTTCGGTTCTTTCTTTCAATAATTCCATTTTGCTGGGGACTATACCCTGCTGTCAATTGCTTCCAAATGCCTTCATCTTTGCAATAGTCTTCAAATTCATGAGAGGTATATTCGCCTCCTTGGtcacttcaaatgattttgatgCTGCAAACACTTTGCTTTTCTACTAAAGCTTTGAATTGTTTGAAGACAATGAAAGTTTCTGATTTCTTCTTCAAAAAATAAACCAATGTCATCCtcgaaaaatcatcaatgaacgTGAGAATGTACCTATGTTGGCTTAAGGAAGGAGTTGGCATTTTGCCACAAATATCGGTATCCACAAGTTCCAGTGGTGCCTTTGCTCTCCACATGCTTTGACTTGGGAATGAATTACAGTGTTGCTTGCTCATGACGCACCCTTCACAAGCATCAGTTGTTGCTTCAATTTCCGGTAACCCTTTCACCATGCTTTTCTTCTGGAGAAGCTTTAGCCCCTGGAAATTTAAATGACAGAACCTCTTGTGCCATAACCAAGAGTCTTGCACAACATCAACCTTCTCCACAGCGCATTGAAAGGGGAAAAGTTTGATTTCCACAGCGCATTGTATTTTAGGTGAATTATGCAATTGGGTCCCTATATTATCTACGCAACGCATCTAACAAGAAGGAGATTGTAAAGCCAGTGGTGGTTGATGTCATGAAGAGATATGCTGCAGCTGAAGCAATAAATGTTAGTTTCAGCAATCTAGCCCAGGCATTTTTGGACAAACGTGATTCTGAAACAACTTGAAGGCAAAGTAGTTTTTGTTATTAGATTAAGGTATTGAGTCAAATGCGTGTTGATTATTGGTCTTTGTTAACATTTTTGTGTCGTCCTGAAAAATTTTATGTTTCTGTTTCGGGATTCAATTGTTTCTGATTCCAAATGTTTGCATTTCATCGCAAGAAATACTATAATGATCAGTTAG
Protein-coding sequences here:
- the LOC139193463 gene encoding secreted RxLR effector protein 161-like, which gives rise to MSDLGLLHYFLGIEVSQTKNGIFISQKKYAKSLLKKFNLSNCKTVATPLMPNEKMKKYDGAKKVDATKYQSLIGSLLYLTVTRPDIMFASSMLSRYMEEPSQLHFGAGKRVLRYVQGTLDYGIMAETRSLRLIGYTDSDWAGCLDDMKSTSAYLFSLGSGICSWRTKKQNVVAQSSTEAEYVAVTKVASQVIWLRRILKDI